From one Lactiplantibacillus paraplantarum genomic stretch:
- a CDS encoding YueI family protein, whose product MAETDKQPVDRIETAMHGTPKLHPDEQRKYLGTFRERVEVAITVAQVKQASYVDALNQAFAAHPDDQLYINGNLEQELIGPYIKAASQANIKFTIKTDDIYRTADDNYALVFTAATAINQDVIDIAQRYPSQTSPATPKADKAPGLLDKFKKLL is encoded by the coding sequence ATGGCTGAAACAGATAAACAACCGGTCGACCGTATCGAAACGGCCATGCACGGGACGCCAAAGCTGCATCCCGATGAGCAGCGAAAGTATCTTGGCACGTTTCGTGAACGCGTCGAAGTCGCCATAACTGTTGCCCAAGTCAAACAGGCTAGTTATGTTGACGCGCTCAACCAAGCATTTGCAGCGCATCCCGATGACCAGCTGTATATTAATGGTAATTTAGAACAGGAACTGATTGGGCCGTACATTAAGGCCGCTAGTCAAGCCAATATTAAATTCACCATTAAAACAGACGATATCTACCGAACTGCCGATGACAATTATGCACTGGTATTTACCGCTGCAACTGCCATTAACCAAGACGTTATTGACATTGCACAACGTTATCCATCCCAGACATCACCAGCAACACCGAAGGCCGATAAAGCGCCCGGTTTGCTAGATAAATTCAAAAAGTTACTTTAA
- the rpsD gene encoding 30S ribosomal protein S4 — MSRYTGPSWKISRRLGMSLSGTGKELARRPYAPGDHGQGRRGKLSEYGTQLREKQKLRMMYGLTERQFANLFLKAGKIREGKHGVNFMILLERRLDNMVYRLGLATTRRQARQLVNHGHITVDGKRVDIPSYEVSVGQVVSVREKSKKLAVITGAVEAVVARPNFVQFDADKLEGSLTRLPEREELEADIDESLIVEYYNKL, encoded by the coding sequence ATGTCTCGTTATACAGGTCCAAGTTGGAAAATTTCCCGTCGTTTGGGAATGTCCCTTTCAGGTACTGGTAAAGAATTAGCTCGCCGCCCTTACGCTCCTGGTGATCATGGCCAAGGTCGTCGTGGTAAGTTATCTGAATACGGTACACAATTACGTGAAAAGCAAAAGTTACGGATGATGTACGGTTTAACTGAACGTCAATTCGCTAACTTATTCCTTAAAGCTGGTAAGATTCGCGAAGGTAAGCATGGTGTTAACTTCATGATCTTACTCGAACGTCGTTTGGATAACATGGTTTACCGTTTAGGCTTAGCTACGACTCGTCGTCAAGCGCGTCAATTAGTAAACCATGGTCACATCACTGTTGATGGCAAGCGCGTTGACATTCCTTCATACGAAGTTAGTGTTGGCCAAGTTGTCTCAGTTCGTGAAAAGTCCAAGAAGTTGGCTGTTATCACCGGCGCTGTTGAAGCCGTTGTTGCACGTCCTAACTTCGTTCAATTCGATGCTGATAAGCTGGAAGGCTCATTGACTCGTTTACCAGAACGTGAAGAACTTGAAGCAGATATCGACGAATCATTAATCGTTGAATACTACAACAAACTTTAA
- a CDS encoding DUF1054 domain-containing protein, with amino-acid sequence MFTNQDFEIFNDQTLAGRMRLIKTVIDPKFEQLAPTIITSLQTPGKPAFYAHVAKHLRRFKNPPVDTWVAFSQNKRSYKAWPHFELGLWPDRLFIYFDILDECKPAVQARMRLTDLAPLLTALPADYVISNNHGVPSTQPATPAHIMQAIQKFDQYKHSELVVGRAVLAGDPLFEDADMLNRLIITTFKQLLPIYQPVMAAVSAEREP; translated from the coding sequence GTGTTTACAAATCAAGACTTTGAAATTTTTAATGATCAAACGTTGGCGGGACGCATGCGTTTGATTAAAACAGTGATTGATCCTAAGTTCGAGCAGCTCGCACCAACGATTATTACGAGTTTACAAACTCCTGGGAAGCCGGCCTTTTATGCGCATGTTGCCAAACACTTGCGCCGATTTAAAAACCCACCGGTAGATACTTGGGTCGCGTTTAGCCAAAATAAACGTAGTTATAAGGCTTGGCCGCATTTTGAATTAGGGCTATGGCCTGACCGCTTGTTTATCTATTTTGATATTTTAGATGAATGTAAGCCAGCCGTGCAGGCGCGCATGCGACTCACAGACCTGGCGCCATTGCTGACAGCCTTACCGGCAGACTATGTTATTAGTAATAATCATGGCGTACCGTCCACACAACCCGCGACACCGGCGCATATTATGCAGGCCATTCAGAAGTTTGACCAGTATAAGCACAGCGAATTGGTCGTGGGGCGCGCAGTCTTAGCTGGCGATCCGTTATTTGAAGATGCTGATATGTTGAACAGATTGATCATAACAACGTTCAAACAATTGTTGCCAATTTACCAGCCGGTCATGGCCGCCGTGAGTGCCGAGCGTGAGCCTTAA
- a CDS encoding autorepressor SdpR family transcription factor has translation MALNTTFKAIADPVRRQILEELRQDRQSAGEIAAHFKLSHATVSYHLKLLKEAGLVTVTKEKNYLYYELNASVFEEMLTWLYRFSPKQGDE, from the coding sequence ATGGCATTGAATACGACTTTCAAAGCAATTGCCGATCCTGTCAGACGTCAGATCCTAGAAGAACTACGTCAAGATCGGCAATCAGCTGGCGAGATTGCGGCACATTTTAAGCTAAGCCACGCAACGGTTTCTTATCACCTTAAGCTTTTGAAGGAGGCAGGCTTAGTCACCGTCACTAAGGAGAAAAACTATTTGTATTATGAGTTAAACGCTAGCGTATTCGAGGAAATGTTGACGTGGCTGTATCGTTTCAGTCCAAAGCAGGGGGATGAATAA
- the thiI gene encoding tRNA uracil 4-sulfurtransferase ThiI — protein sequence MQYTEIMVRYGELSTKGKNRRNFIDSLGRNVRKALHDFPELKVHANRDRMHIMLNGEDADKVMGRLKLVFGIQNFSPSIRVDAEMDAVYETAIAMVKAQFEPGMTFKINTRRSDHHFEYDTNQINDMVGGQILDHVDGIQVKMKNPDIVLRVEVRLNGIFLSSETIQGAGGLPVGTAGKGMLMLSGGIDSPVAGYLGMKRGVDMEMVHFFSPPYTSEQALAKAKQLASTLASYSGSVKFIQIPFTEIQEEIKEKVPEGYLMTVQRRLMMRLMDAITRQRHGKAIFNGESLGQVASQTMDSMIAINDVTTLPVLRPVISMDKTEIIKIAEDIDTYDLSIMPFEDCCTIFAPPAPKTHPKLDRSRSYEERIDVEGLMERALAGVKTTEIKPGENYLNAQEDVFAELL from the coding sequence ATGCAGTACACTGAAATTATGGTGCGTTATGGTGAACTATCGACCAAGGGTAAAAACCGGCGGAACTTTATTGATAGTTTGGGCCGTAACGTACGCAAAGCGTTGCACGACTTTCCAGAACTAAAGGTTCACGCGAACCGTGACCGGATGCACATCATGTTAAATGGTGAGGATGCCGATAAGGTCATGGGACGTTTGAAGTTAGTTTTTGGAATTCAGAACTTTTCACCAAGTATTCGCGTTGATGCCGAGATGGATGCCGTTTATGAAACGGCGATCGCGATGGTCAAGGCTCAGTTTGAACCGGGCATGACTTTCAAAATCAATACACGGCGTTCTGACCATCATTTTGAATACGATACAAATCAGATCAATGATATGGTCGGGGGTCAGATCTTAGACCACGTTGACGGGATTCAAGTTAAGATGAAAAATCCGGACATTGTGTTGCGGGTCGAGGTTCGATTAAACGGTATTTTCTTATCATCAGAAACGATTCAGGGCGCCGGTGGATTGCCCGTCGGCACAGCCGGCAAGGGTATGCTGATGCTTTCTGGTGGGATTGATTCACCAGTTGCCGGCTACCTTGGCATGAAGCGTGGTGTGGACATGGAAATGGTCCATTTCTTCAGTCCACCATACACGAGTGAACAGGCGTTAGCGAAGGCTAAGCAGTTAGCGTCAACGCTAGCGAGTTATTCGGGTAGTGTGAAATTTATTCAGATTCCATTCACTGAGATTCAAGAAGAAATTAAAGAAAAAGTGCCTGAAGGTTATCTGATGACCGTTCAACGGCGCCTGATGATGCGTTTGATGGACGCTATCACGCGTCAACGGCATGGTAAGGCGATCTTTAATGGTGAATCATTAGGGCAAGTGGCCTCACAGACGATGGATAGTATGATTGCCATCAATGATGTGACCACCTTACCCGTCTTGCGTCCAGTGATTTCCATGGATAAGACGGAAATTATCAAAATTGCCGAAGATATCGATACCTATGATTTGTCGATCATGCCATTTGAAGATTGTTGTACGATTTTTGCACCGCCAGCACCAAAGACGCACCCCAAGCTAGACCGTTCACGGTCCTACGAAGAACGGATTGATGTCGAAGGCTTGATGGAACGAGCTTTAGCCGGCGTTAAAACGACTGAGATCAAACCAGGCGAAAATTATTTAAATGCCCAAGAAGATGTTTTTGCTGAACTACTATAG
- a CDS encoding DUF1648 domain-containing protein translates to MMKRNLQLWLSYIVILLPIGYGIVNYTALPAKMAIHFNLDNQPNGMAAKSLVVFGFPVMMMVFQLICVGVTRLNANHKGPAPRFERMIIWIVPVLSGVIYTTTISYGLGHQLDIWRIAISLIAFIFMAIGNYLPTISANQYAQLHRGGQAIRPMIWRRVRYWLGYTLVGGGILLLLSIATTPWISVSLMGIIVVALFITSLYGTLVHS, encoded by the coding sequence ATGATGAAAAGAAATCTGCAGTTGTGGCTGAGTTACATTGTCATTTTATTACCAATAGGCTATGGTATCGTGAACTATACGGCGTTACCCGCTAAAATGGCGATTCATTTTAATTTAGATAATCAACCCAATGGAATGGCCGCCAAATCACTGGTGGTCTTTGGATTTCCGGTAATGATGATGGTGTTTCAGCTCATCTGCGTGGGAGTCACGCGTCTTAATGCGAACCATAAGGGGCCAGCACCGCGCTTTGAACGGATGATTATTTGGATCGTACCCGTGCTTTCAGGCGTGATCTATACAACGACGATCAGTTATGGGTTAGGCCACCAGTTAGATATCTGGCGCATTGCCATTAGTTTAATTGCGTTTATCTTTATGGCCATTGGCAACTACTTGCCGACGATCAGTGCAAACCAGTATGCCCAGCTACATCGAGGTGGTCAAGCAATTCGGCCAATGATTTGGCGACGTGTTCGTTATTGGTTAGGCTATACGCTAGTTGGTGGTGGGATATTGTTACTACTGAGTATCGCCACAACGCCATGGATATCGGTCAGTCTTATGGGCATTATTGTTGTAGCTTTGTTCATAACCAGTCTTTATGGAACTTTGGTGCATAGTTAA
- a CDS encoding GAF domain-containing protein — protein MATTETSLMNQQLDALLFQETNLVANLANASALLNSTYTDLNWAGFYLFNEQTGELDLGPFQGKVACMHIKVGAGVVGTAFETQTNQRVADVHQFPGHIACDSASNSEIVVPITKNGHQIGVLDVDSPSLDRFNADNEAELTEFGAILTSHID, from the coding sequence ATGGCTACCACGGAAACATCACTTATGAACCAACAACTAGACGCCCTGCTTTTTCAAGAAACCAACCTGGTCGCGAACTTAGCTAACGCGAGCGCCCTCCTCAACAGTACGTATACTGACCTCAACTGGGCCGGCTTTTACTTATTCAACGAGCAAACTGGTGAACTGGATTTAGGGCCCTTTCAAGGTAAAGTCGCGTGCATGCACATTAAAGTCGGTGCCGGTGTGGTCGGGACTGCTTTTGAAACGCAGACAAATCAACGGGTGGCTGATGTCCATCAATTTCCTGGTCACATTGCCTGTGACAGTGCTAGTAATTCTGAAATCGTCGTCCCAATTACCAAGAATGGGCACCAAATCGGCGTTCTCGACGTGGATTCTCCATCGTTAGACCGATTCAATGCCGATAACGAAGCCGAATTAACTGAGTTTGGGGCTATCTTAACGTCTCATATTGACTAA
- a CDS encoding cysteine desulfurase family protein: MIYFDNSATTQAAPAVLETYTTVSQKIWGNPSSLHNFGETAFHLLEQSRQQIADLLGVQGHEIFFTSGGTEGDNWVLKGTAIEKRAFGKHLITTAVEHPAIHNSMEQLKELGYEVTYLPVDQEGRINVADLKAAIRPDTILVSTMAVNNEIGTIQPLLEVAELLKQYPKIHYHIDAVQGIGKGIQNMIMNDRVDFVTFSGHKFHATRGVGFIYARNGRKLAPLMNGGGQESNWRSGTENLPAIAGMAKALRLLLTDEADKVARERAIKQRIYEHIKSLPKVTIFSQPTAGFAPHILCFTINGVRGETIVHAFEDQGIYISTTSACSSKKHLASSTLMAMHVQENIATSAVRVSLDEHNTLAEADQFIKVFDQLYQKFSKINADA; encoded by the coding sequence ATGATTTATTTTGACAATAGTGCGACGACGCAAGCTGCTCCCGCCGTACTTGAGACGTATACAACGGTTTCCCAGAAAATCTGGGGTAATCCGTCTAGTTTGCATAATTTTGGTGAAACGGCCTTTCATTTGTTGGAACAATCACGGCAGCAAATTGCTGATTTATTAGGTGTGCAGGGCCACGAAATATTCTTCACATCTGGTGGGACGGAAGGCGACAACTGGGTCTTGAAAGGGACCGCGATTGAAAAGCGGGCCTTTGGGAAACATCTGATCACCACGGCGGTAGAGCATCCTGCTATTCATAATTCGATGGAACAATTAAAAGAACTCGGTTATGAAGTGACTTATCTACCCGTCGATCAGGAAGGCCGCATCAACGTGGCGGACTTGAAAGCGGCAATTCGACCTGACACGATTTTAGTGTCAACGATGGCGGTCAATAACGAAATTGGTACGATTCAACCCCTACTTGAGGTGGCTGAACTACTGAAACAATACCCGAAGATTCATTATCACATTGATGCGGTTCAAGGTATTGGCAAGGGAATTCAGAACATGATCATGAATGACCGGGTTGATTTCGTGACTTTTTCCGGCCACAAGTTTCATGCGACGCGTGGTGTTGGCTTTATTTATGCTCGCAATGGTCGGAAGCTAGCACCATTAATGAATGGTGGCGGCCAGGAAAGTAACTGGCGTTCTGGAACTGAAAACTTACCAGCAATTGCCGGCATGGCAAAGGCCCTGCGGCTGTTACTCACGGATGAAGCGGATAAGGTGGCACGTGAACGGGCCATCAAGCAGCGAATCTACGAGCACATTAAGTCATTGCCGAAAGTGACCATCTTTAGCCAACCAACAGCTGGTTTTGCACCCCACATTTTATGTTTCACAATCAATGGCGTGCGGGGTGAAACCATCGTTCACGCATTTGAAGACCAAGGTATTTATATCTCAACGACGAGTGCTTGTTCATCGAAGAAACACTTAGCTTCTAGTACGCTAATGGCGATGCATGTGCAAGAAAACATTGCGACGAGTGCTGTGCGGGTGAGTCTTGATGAGCATAATACGTTGGCAGAAGCTGATCAGTTTATTAAAGTCTTTGATCAGCTTTACCAAAAATTCTCTAAAATTAATGCAGACGCATAA
- the ezrA gene encoding septation ring formation regulator EzrA produces MQVAIGIVVVAIVIYAAVKGFQLYIDKQVRQLTTRQQALSKQSQTTDFEKIEQLGLTGGSLAKLEALQSAGQEVANDQLPAVSEQLAAITTQARGVRFLDAQQNLKKVAATLDTIEQRQAEIRQGLQALDDADAAHRQAVASLEKKYQNLRKTLLSQNFSFGPSIDKLEDQLANLESDFDHFSELAKAGDHDAAEKVLDQLHHDTGALEMDIDRIPPIYKDLVSGFPDQLAELASGYQQLTAQHFHFEIDSIEPEIKALKQAIEDNTALLGELKVTDAENGNHAIEKRIDHLYDVMQAEIDAKAIVDQRQAEISKFLTHAMNQNHHLQIELDRLAQSYTLNNGEVERTRELNEQLKTIESVYQADTTAITSKQAIFSEIAAHFAEQDEQLKGIEEEQVAINKGVASLTAEESKAHETLQRFDFEIHAIKRQVENLNLPGLPKDYLDYFKVVAKEIERLNHDINKLVINMDDITKQLIVIQADMATLKEKTNDLTDAAVMAEQLLQYANRYKTNHEEVQAASVEAQRLFTETHDYARSLEVIATAVDKVDPGSYKRIEDSYYANKQADKGTDKA; encoded by the coding sequence ATGCAAGTAGCAATCGGCATTGTTGTGGTTGCGATTGTCATCTACGCGGCGGTCAAAGGCTTTCAATTGTATATTGATAAGCAGGTTCGACAATTGACGACCCGGCAACAAGCGTTAAGTAAGCAATCGCAAACCACGGATTTCGAAAAAATTGAACAACTCGGACTAACAGGCGGTTCGTTAGCGAAGTTGGAAGCGTTGCAGAGCGCTGGTCAAGAAGTGGCAAATGACCAGTTACCCGCCGTTAGTGAGCAGTTGGCGGCCATTACCACGCAAGCCCGGGGCGTTCGTTTCTTAGATGCGCAACAAAACTTGAAAAAAGTAGCGGCCACATTGGATACGATCGAACAGCGGCAAGCAGAAATTCGTCAAGGGTTGCAGGCATTAGATGATGCGGATGCAGCCCATCGGCAAGCAGTGGCTAGTTTAGAAAAGAAATATCAGAATTTGCGGAAAACATTACTATCACAAAACTTTTCATTTGGTCCGAGCATCGATAAACTAGAGGATCAGTTAGCAAATTTGGAAAGTGATTTTGATCACTTCTCTGAATTAGCCAAGGCCGGTGATCACGATGCGGCTGAAAAGGTCCTTGATCAGTTGCATCATGATACCGGAGCCCTTGAAATGGACATAGATCGGATTCCGCCAATTTATAAGGACTTGGTGAGTGGCTTTCCTGATCAATTAGCTGAACTTGCTAGTGGTTATCAACAATTAACGGCCCAGCATTTTCACTTTGAAATTGATTCAATTGAGCCGGAAATTAAGGCGTTAAAGCAAGCAATTGAGGATAACACAGCGTTACTTGGTGAATTGAAAGTAACGGATGCTGAAAACGGCAATCATGCGATTGAAAAGCGCATTGATCATTTGTATGATGTGATGCAAGCGGAAATCGATGCTAAGGCCATTGTTGATCAGCGACAAGCAGAGATTAGTAAGTTTTTGACGCACGCTATGAATCAGAATCATCACTTACAAATCGAGTTGGATCGGTTAGCTCAAAGCTATACATTAAATAATGGCGAAGTCGAACGGACGCGTGAACTAAATGAACAATTAAAGACGATTGAATCTGTTTATCAGGCGGACACAACGGCCATTACTAGTAAGCAAGCCATTTTTAGTGAGATTGCGGCCCACTTTGCGGAACAAGATGAGCAACTGAAGGGAATTGAAGAAGAGCAGGTTGCGATTAATAAAGGAGTTGCGAGTTTAACTGCTGAGGAATCCAAAGCACATGAAACGTTGCAACGGTTCGACTTCGAAATTCATGCGATCAAGCGGCAAGTTGAAAACTTAAACTTGCCCGGTTTGCCGAAAGACTACTTGGACTATTTCAAAGTTGTGGCTAAGGAGATTGAACGGCTCAATCATGATATTAATAAACTCGTGATTAACATGGACGATATCACGAAGCAGTTGATTGTGATTCAGGCGGACATGGCGACTTTGAAAGAAAAGACCAACGATTTAACGGATGCTGCCGTCATGGCGGAACAACTTCTGCAATACGCTAATCGTTATAAAACGAACCATGAAGAGGTGCAAGCTGCGAGTGTGGAGGCCCAACGGTTATTCACAGAAACGCATGACTATGCCCGGAGTTTAGAAGTAATTGCAACGGCGGTCGATAAAGTTGATCCGGGGTCTTATAAACGGATTGAAGACAGCTACTATGCTAATAAGCAAGCTGATAAGGGCACTGACAAGGCTTAG